Within the Myxococcota bacterium genome, the region GAGCCGCGCTCCCAGGTGCGCTGCACGAGCTCGCCCGGGCCGCGCACGGCCACGAACTCCACGTTCACGCGCTCGGGGAAGGCTTCGTGGCGCTCGATGCGCGGGCCCAGGCGAGTCACCGGGAACTCCTCGGGGTCGTCCACGAACACCACGCAGTGCGGGTTGCCCATGGAGAGCGTGGTGACCCGCAGGCGCTCGCCGTCGACCTCGAGCGGAACGTCGACCAGCGGCGGCCGGCCCGTGAGCCGGGTCGGGATCTTCTCGGGCTCGAACACCGGCCGGGTCATCTCGACCTCGACCTGGTCGTCGCCGAGCCAGCGCGGCGTCACCACGCCGGCCAGCGTCTCGACCCGGATGCGGTCAGCGCCCGTGAGTCCCTTGTCGCGCACATACTTGGTGAAGGCGCGGATGCCGTTCGCGCACATCTCGGCCTGGCTGCCGTCGGCGTTGCGGATCGCCATGGCGAAGTCGGCCTCGCGCGAGGGCCGCACGAGCAGGAGCTGGTCGCCGCCGACGCCGAGCCGGCGGTCGAGCGCGAAGCGCGCGAAGGCGGCCCAATCCGAGACCGGGTCACCCGCGAGACAGTCCACGATCACGAGGTCGTTCCCGGCCCCGTGCATCTTGGAGAACGGGATGCGCCGGCCGCTCACCGCGGGCCCTCCGTCTCGGGCTCCGGCGCGGGCGCCGGGGCTTTCGGCGCGGCGGGGGCGTTGGGGTCGCTCGGCGTGGCCCCGGGCTTCTTCTCCGCCGTGTCGCTGGTGCGGACCGGCGGGCCGTAGTGACCGCAGGCGGCGCAGATCAAAAGCGCGGCGGCCAGACCGGCGAGCAGCGCGCGAGTCATCTGCCCACCTCGGCGCGCGTGCGCGCGAGCTCCGCGCGCGCCGCCGCCAGCGCCGCCTCGACCTGCGGGCGCGAGGGCGAGCCGTGCGCGCGACGCGCTTCGAGCGAGCGCTCGACCGAGAAGAACTCGGCCGGCGACACGTCGAGCGCGGGGTGGAACGAGCGCAGCGTCTCGTTGGAGAGCTCGGCCAGGGTGACTCCGTCGGCCAGCGCCCGCGCGACCACGCGCCCGACCACGCCGTGCGCTTCGCGGAACGGCACGCCGCGCTGCACCAGGTGGTCGGCCAGGTCGGTTGCGATCAGCATCGGGTCCGAGGCGGCGCGGGCCATCGCGTCCCGGTTCACGCGCAGGGTCGCGATCGCGCCCGCGAGCACGCGCAGACAGTCGCGCGTGGTCTCGACGGCGTCGATCGCCGGCTCCTTGTCCTCCTGCATGTCGCGGTTGTAGGACAACGGGAGCCCCTTGAGAGTCACCAGCAGACTCACGAGGTCGCCCACCACGCGGCCCGTCTTGCCGCGCACCAGCTCCGCGGCGTCGGGGTTCTTCTTCTGCGGCATGAGGCTCGAGCCGGTTGCGAACGCGTCGTCGAGCTCCACGAAGCCGAACTCGGTCGTGCTCCAGAGCACGAGCTCCTCGCACAGCCGCGACAGGTGCACCATCGCGATCGCGAGCGCCGACAGGAGCTCGAGCGCCGCGTCGCGCGCCGAGACGGCGTCGAGGCTGTTGCGCGCGGGACCCGCGAAGCCGAGCTCGCGCGCCGTGCTCTCCCGCTCGATCGGCAGCGTGCTGCCCGCCAGCGCCCCCGCGCCCAGAGGCGAGTGAGTCATGCGCGCGCACGCGTCGCGCAGGCGGCCGTCGTCGCGCGCGAGCGCCTCGGCGTGGGCCAGCCAGTGGTGCGCGAGCCGGATCGGCTGCGCGCGCTGCAGGTGAGTGTAGCCGGGGAGCACGACGTCGATCTCGCGCCCGGCGCGGTCGAGGAGCGCCGCCCGCAGCTCGGCCAGCGCCCCGCGCAGCTCGCCGCCGCTCGCGCGCAGCCAGAGCAGGAAGTCGGTCGCGATCTGGTCGTTCCGGCTGCGGCCGGTGTGCAGCTTGCCCGCCACCGCGCCCACCAGCTCGAACAGCCGCCGCTCGACGTTGGTGTGCACGTCTTCCAGCGCGGGGTCGAGCGTGAAGGTGCCGGCCTCGAGCTCCTGCCCGACCTGCTCCAGACCCTTCACCAGCTGCTCGGCCTCGTCGTCCGAGACGATCCCCTGGCGCCCGAGCATGCGCGCGTGGGCGATGCTGCCGCGGATGTCCTCGCGGAACAGCTTCCCGTCGACGTGGACCGAGGAGGAGAAGCGCTCCATGCCGGCGTCGGTCGACTTGGTGAAGCGGCCGCCCCAGGTCTTCTGGCCGGTCTCTGGCGTCTTGCGCTTCTTGTCGGCCATGGCTCACCTCGGGCGGGTTTCGAGGATGCCGGGAACTCCGGGGGTGCCGCAAGGACCGGTGGCTTCTACCCTTCCCTGCCGTGCTCCCGCCACCCGACGCCTGGCTGCGCAACCCCAAGGCAAGGCTCCGCGTTCTGGTCGCGGTCCTGCTCGGCGTCCTCATGCTGGTGGGCGTCCTGGCCGCGGGCGCGGTGTCTCGCCTGGAGGAGCGGGTCGAGGCGCGCTTCCGCGGGCAGCTGTTCGCGCTGCCCTCGCGGGTCTACGCGCGGCCGGTGTCCCTGCACACCGGGCTCGACCTCGAGCGCATCCGGCTGCGCGCCCGGCTGGAGCGCATGGGCTACGTCAAGGCGGTCGGCGCGCACCCCGAGCTGCGCGCGGGTCAGTACGCGTGGCGGCCCGGTGAGCTCGACATCTTCCGCCGCGCCTCGAACCTGCCCAGTCACCCCTCGCCCGAGCGGCTGATCCGCCTGCGCCTGGACGGCTCGCGCATCAGCGCGGTGCGCGACGCCGCCGACGACCTGTTGCCTTCGGAGGAGCTCGAGCCCGAGATCATCGCGCAGTTCCACGGCGCCGAGCGCGCGGACCGGCGCCTGGTCGCCCTGGCCGACGTCCCGCCGATCCTGGTCGAGGCGATCATCGCGATCGAGGACCAGTCGTTCTACGAGCACCACGGCATCCAGC harbors:
- the dapF gene encoding diaminopimelate epimerase, giving the protein MSGRRIPFSKMHGAGNDLVIVDCLAGDPVSDWAAFARFALDRRLGVGGDQLLLVRPSREADFAMAIRNADGSQAEMCANGIRAFTKYVRDKGLTGADRIRVETLAGVVTPRWLGDDQVEVEMTRPVFEPEKIPTRLTGRPPLVDVPLEVDGERLRVTTLSMGNPHCVVFVDDPEEFPVTRLGPRIERHEAFPERVNVEFVAVRGPGELVQRTWERGSGETLACGSGACATGVAAVLSGRASRDVSIRLRGGVLRIRWPADDGPVYMTGPAAHVFDGELTWP
- the argH gene encoding argininosuccinate lyase produces the protein MADKKRKTPETGQKTWGGRFTKSTDAGMERFSSSVHVDGKLFREDIRGSIAHARMLGRQGIVSDDEAEQLVKGLEQVGQELEAGTFTLDPALEDVHTNVERRLFELVGAVAGKLHTGRSRNDQIATDFLLWLRASGGELRGALAELRAALLDRAGREIDVVLPGYTHLQRAQPIRLAHHWLAHAEALARDDGRLRDACARMTHSPLGAGALAGSTLPIERESTARELGFAGPARNSLDAVSARDAALELLSALAIAMVHLSRLCEELVLWSTTEFGFVELDDAFATGSSLMPQKKNPDAAELVRGKTGRVVGDLVSLLVTLKGLPLSYNRDMQEDKEPAIDAVETTRDCLRVLAGAIATLRVNRDAMARAASDPMLIATDLADHLVQRGVPFREAHGVVGRVVARALADGVTLAELSNETLRSFHPALDVSPAEFFSVERSLEARRAHGSPSRPQVEAALAAARAELARTRAEVGR